The window caattatttaaaaaatataataattaaagttaCTGAGAAATGGGCCCTAATAAGTAGAAGTCGGGGCAACATTGATAAAATGGGCCGCTCCGTAGTGATGGGCCGAGATATCAATAAACCTAAAATGTAGCTTGAATAAGCAATACAAGCCCGCTGTATTTTCTTTTTGATAATTAGCAGGCCCCCTGTGTTGGTGCCAAGCAGAAGCTCAAAAATGGGACACAAATCTCCTTCAATCGACGACGAAGAAACTGCAGCGATAGCTCCGGCTTCGTCAAAACGACATCGTAAACCCAAACGAGAACATCATTCCGATTCGGACggagaagaagatgatgatcatATCAACGGCGCTGATAAACACGATTCAGACTCTGATTCCGATTCCGGCAGCAAGCACAGCAGTCGGAGCTCCAGGAAGCGAAGCCGGAGTTCAAAGCGAAGATCTCGGCGAAAATACAGCGACGATGAGTCGGAGTCCGAGTCCGAGTCTGATTCGAGCTCTGAGTATTCCGACTCGGAGGATGAGAGGCGGAGGAGAAAGAGGAGAGAGAGGAAAAGGAGAGAGGATAGagagaggaggaggaggagagagaaggataagaagaagaagagaagtAAGAGAGATGAtgattctgattctgatgaggaTGAAGATAGGAAGAggaaggagaagaagaagaagaagagtaaGCGGAAGGAGAAGAGtaagaagaagaaagataaGGGGAAGACCGGAGCGGTTACGAATACTTGGGGGAAGTATGGCATTATTCGAGAGACTGATATGTGGTATAGCTTCGTCTTTCGATGTATTTACATGTTATTTGTGTGGAATTCGTATATATGCATGATTTATTTACATAGCTAAGCATTATTAGAGTAGTAATAATGTTGAATGCATTATGTATATGACAACTAGAATAGTTTTCCTTTAGGTTTAGTATAACGTGGTGATGTGGCTAGCCTCTTTTTATGCAATAGCCTGGTTAGTGTGAAAGTAAACCACTAATGCAAACTTTTGTTCTCGGCTTATTGATgtttagtttttagttttagCCTTTAGGGATCAAGTACCACATTCACATTGCCTGAGATGCAACTTGTAACGTGATAAGTCTTGCTTTTGGCAAGCAATTGCATTGCTAGAAATTCCTAAATGATCTGCTTGGTAAAATTAATTGTAGTCAGAGGCGCTTGCTAAAAACAGTTGAAATGAACTGGATTGCTAGAGCAGTTTTGCCAGAAACATTATTTTTTCCTAGAAATTACTACAGTAATTTAGTTATGCTGGTATTCAGTCTCTAGTCTACGTTGCCAATCTGTTAAAGTAGTGGGATATGACTGTTGAAGTTCTTAAGGTGTTTTTATCTTTATTAAATGTGAGTTTTGTAACGTGTGACCTATTGGTGATAATATTATTGTGGTTTTTTAATAGTTTATCTTTGTTTCCCTCAGTACTGATCTATCTATTTTATAGGAATAAGAGACCAGAGTTCACTGCATGGTTGCTAGAAGTAAAacaggtattttttttttgccaccaTCTGAAGAAGTATATAGATTTTCTTTTGTGTGCATGAAGTTTTTGTTTTACCTTGTAATACTTATGTTGACCTATTGATGTGCACGCTCAGTTAAAGTGATAGAACCTGGGGGCACCTTCTTGATAATTTGGTCTTTTGAATGGACATATTAGTTCTCATGGGCTGTCAAGTTGATTACAACCCTCCTCAACCCAATTTTAAACTGCTAATTCGTTTTTCTCATATTAAGTGACAGTTTGACACAGTTGTTTTATGTTATCGATTTTTCCTAGATGTTATCGCGCACAGTTACTGCATATATTTTGTGATTTCCATCTAAAATATACCCTGTCATAGTCAACTTCATGATTTCTACATCATGATTACTCAATTTATTATTGTTTCGAAGGATTTAGTTAGAATGTCAAATCCTACAagaagttattttattttttgtaggTGTGCCTTTTTCAAGTGTATATGAACTTAGTCGAACAAACTTGTTTTAAATGAAGCATCAAGCTTGGTGCAGTTCAAGTTTCCCTACTCTCCTATCCTGAAaaaacttaataaattattgatcTTATTATTTCAAGTATACTGATGTATATTAGCAAATAACTTCCCATAATCAGTTAATTGTGTCTGTGCCGTGCTAATGCTTTTGATGGGATTTGATCTTTGCAATTTTTAACTAACAGGTGAACTTGGAAAGCTTGCCCAACTGGGAAGAGAAGCAAATGTTCAAACAGTATGTCTATAAACTGGTCTCTTTTCAAATTACTATTCCATGGCCTCAAGTCTTATGTGATACAGTATGTTGGTTAaaagaagttcataatattttcaTCTCCACAATTTTTAGTGCTATAAACTATTTCAGCACTTACTGAAGTCTATAAATGCCCTGGCCTGATATTTTTCAGATTCATGGAGGACCATAATACAGCAACTTTTACTTCTAAAAAGTAAGTGGCTTATGACTTCTCTGTTCCTTCACTCTTCTAATGCTATCTCCCTATCTTTAAAATAATGTTGCACAATAATGATATGATGTGTCCAGAGACTCGAGAACCCGGAAGTAGAAAAGGTTTAAGttcaaaatttgatatttttaatatgtgtgTATAATGAGCTTGAGTGTCCTGTATGGACAGTGGACGGctgaatgcaaaaaaatttgGAGGATGGAGGATATTCTGAAAATTTTCTTCTCAGCCgtattgtatatattaattatttgctCTGCGTAATATCACCAGCATTATTACACATTTTTTATGCACCAAGTGAAAACCTAAATACTTGGATCATCTTTTATCCTTTCTCAAATCAATGTTTTGGTACAGTAACATTTTATTGTGGGATCGATATCTATGTATGTACTTGAATTTTAAGAATCTGGTATGCACTGCTTTCTTATGTTGGGAAGAC of the Daucus carota subsp. sativus chromosome 4, DH1 v3.0, whole genome shotgun sequence genome contains:
- the LOC108216201 gene encoding DEAD-box ATP-dependent RNA helicase 42; translation: MGHKSPSIDDEETAAIAPASSKRHRKPKREHHSDSDGEEDDDHINGADKHDSDSDSDSGSKHSSRSSRKRSRSSKRRSRRKYSDDESESESESDSSSEYSDSEDERRRRKRRERKRREDRERRRRREKDKKKKRSKRDDDSDSDEDEDRKRKEKKKKKSKRKEKSKKKKDKGKTGAVTNTWGKYGIIRETDMWNKRPEFTAWLLEVKQVNLESLPNWEEKQMFKQFMEDHNTATFTSKKYYDLDAYHRRKLEKQVKKGFKKVVDSERIVFNDEEQRRLEMQKERERQKEEQVEALKLAMQSGQAQAMKEQAQLREEMAYQYKLGNFEAAAAIQRRLDPDVAM